The following proteins are encoded in a genomic region of Alphaproteobacteria bacterium:
- a CDS encoding MarR family transcriptional regulator → MPEWLTSDDQTNEALLIVEAGRAIRRDFDCRARDIGLTRAQWQVLGNLRRNPGVNQKELAEMLDVQPITLTRLIDRLQKTGWVVRKPDKRDRRMHRLYLTAQVGGVVRQMQELALELRRDSLHGFTRREHATLLTLLNKLNSNICRSCTAERKKDA, encoded by the coding sequence ATGCCGGAATGGCTGACCAGTGACGACCAGACCAATGAAGCCTTGCTTATCGTCGAAGCGGGCCGCGCCATACGCCGCGATTTCGATTGCCGCGCCAGGGATATCGGCCTGACGCGCGCCCAATGGCAGGTGCTGGGCAATCTGCGCCGCAATCCCGGCGTCAATCAGAAAGAGCTTGCCGAAATGCTTGACGTTCAGCCGATTACGCTGACGCGTTTGATCGACCGCCTGCAGAAAACCGGGTGGGTGGTGCGCAAGCCCGACAAGCGCGACCGCAGAATGCACCGGCTCTATCTCACGGCGCAGGTTGGCGGGGTCGTGCGGCAGATGCAGGAATTGGCGCTGGAATTGAGGCGCGATTCGCTTCATGGTTTCACGCGGCGGGAGCATGCTACACTTTTGACGCTGCTCAATAAGCTGAACAGCAATATATGCCGTTCTTGTACGGCGGAACGGAAGAAAGATGCCTAA
- a CDS encoding glutathione S-transferase N-terminal domain-containing protein, with translation MYKLFYSPGACSMAVHVALNECGAKFDVVDVSQPGMKDPGSEFLKANPNGAVPTLMDDGLPIREGGAILTYLCDKEKSPLLPRIRAGARHSPVMADVVQRHAASRLRQSVLDDEEAERPAGLAATAFPHVHRRDSGDVGRGRSPSRPVAVSCGGRKSPSAISC, from the coding sequence ATGTACAAGCTGTTTTATTCTCCCGGAGCCTGTTCGATGGCGGTGCATGTCGCGCTGAACGAATGCGGCGCTAAATTCGATGTGGTGGACGTCAGCCAGCCGGGCATGAAAGATCCCGGCTCGGAATTCCTGAAAGCCAACCCCAACGGCGCGGTGCCGACGCTGATGGATGACGGGCTGCCGATCCGCGAGGGCGGCGCAATTTTGACCTATCTGTGCGACAAGGAAAAATCGCCGCTGCTGCCCCGCATCAGGGCCGGAGCGCGCCACAGCCCTGTCATGGCTGATGTGGTGCAACGCCACGCTGCATCCCGCTTACGGCAAAGTGTTCTGGACGATGAAGAAGCTGAAAGACCAGCCGGCCTTGCAGCAACAGCTTTTCCCCATGTTCATCGCCGGGATTCAGGAGATGTGGGACGAGGCCGAAGCCCGTCTCGCCCAGTCGCCGTTTCTTGCGGGGGCCGCAAATCACCATCGGCGATATCCTGCTGA
- the gcvPB gene encoding aminomethyl-transferring glycine dehydrogenase subunit GcvPB, which produces MRMLNRQGRPSSPASVAPSENRALMLEEPLIFEQGQEGRTGVDFPPAGLKHDRLGGLRRSAIGLPGLSEPQVVRHFTRLSQKNFGIDSTFYPLGSCTMKHNPRLNEKMARLPGFADLHPMQPIETVQGALALIDELADWLLKLTGMHAVAMSPGAGAHGEFCGMAAIKMALEARGEGHRRRVLVPESAHGTNPATAASLGFTVDPIPALDGRVDLKAFEAKLGPDVAGIMLTNPNTCGLFERDIIAIAADIHKAGGYFYCDGANFNAIVGRVRPADLGIDVMHINLHKTFSTPHGGGGPGSGPVVFAESLAPYAPLPRIVREGDKLRLIEHAKDAEGAPFGRIKSFHGQMGMFVRALTYMLSHGADGLHQVASDAVLSANYILASLKDVMSAPFAGPCMHEALFDDKFLEGTGVTTLDFAKALIDRGFHPMTMYFPLVVHGALLIEPTETESKETLDEFIAALRDLAEAAKRGEADIFKQSPRHTPRRRLDETRAARQPVLRWRG; this is translated from the coding sequence ATGCGGATGCTGAATCGTCAGGGCCGCCCTTCCTCCCCAGCCAGCGTAGCGCCATCCGAGAACCGCGCCTTGATGCTCGAAGAGCCGTTGATCTTCGAGCAAGGGCAAGAGGGCCGCACCGGGGTCGATTTCCCGCCCGCCGGTCTCAAGCATGACCGGCTCGGTGGTTTGCGGCGTTCGGCAATAGGTCTGCCCGGATTGTCGGAGCCGCAAGTGGTGCGGCACTTCACCCGCCTGAGCCAGAAGAATTTCGGCATCGACAGCACCTTCTACCCGCTCGGTTCCTGCACGATGAAGCATAACCCGCGCCTGAACGAGAAGATGGCGCGGCTGCCCGGCTTCGCCGACCTGCACCCGATGCAGCCTATCGAAACCGTGCAGGGCGCGCTGGCGCTGATCGACGAATTGGCCGATTGGCTGCTCAAGCTCACCGGCATGCATGCCGTCGCGATGTCGCCGGGCGCGGGCGCGCATGGCGAATTTTGCGGCATGGCGGCGATCAAGATGGCGCTGGAAGCGCGCGGCGAGGGCCACCGGCGGCGCGTGCTGGTGCCGGAATCGGCGCATGGCACCAATCCGGCGACGGCGGCCTCGCTCGGCTTCACGGTCGATCCGATTCCCGCGCTTGACGGGCGCGTCGATCTCAAGGCGTTCGAGGCCAAGCTCGGCCCGGATGTCGCCGGGATCATGCTGACCAATCCCAACACCTGCGGGCTGTTCGAGCGCGATATCATCGCCATCGCCGCCGATATTCACAAGGCAGGCGGCTATTTCTACTGCGACGGCGCGAATTTCAACGCCATTGTCGGACGCGTGCGTCCCGCCGATCTCGGCATCGACGTGATGCATATCAATCTGCATAAGACGTTTTCGACGCCGCATGGCGGCGGCGGCCCCGGATCGGGCCCGGTGGTGTTCGCCGAAAGCCTTGCGCCTTATGCGCCGCTGCCCCGCATCGTACGGGAAGGCGACAAATTGCGGCTGATCGAACATGCGAAAGACGCCGAAGGCGCGCCGTTCGGCAGAATCAAAAGCTTCCACGGCCAGATGGGCATGTTCGTTCGCGCGTTGACCTATATGCTGTCGCACGGCGCGGACGGGCTGCATCAGGTGGCGAGCGACGCAGTGTTGAGCGCGAATTATATCCTGGCGTCGCTGAAAGACGTCATGAGCGCGCCCTTCGCCGGGCCATGCATGCATGAAGCCTTATTCGACGATAAGTTCCTGGAAGGAACCGGCGTAACGACGCTCGATTTCGCCAAGGCGCTGATCGACCGCGGATTCCATCCGATGACGATGTATTTTCCGCTGGTCGTGCATGGCGCGCTGCTGATCGAGCCGACCGAAACTGAAAGCAAGGAAACATTGGACGAATTCATCGCCGCTTTGCGCGATCTGGCCGAGGCGGCCAAGCGCGGCGAAGCGGATATATTCAAACAGTCGCCGCGCCACACCCCGCGCCGCCGCCTCGACGAAACCCGGGCGGCAAGGCAGCCGGTGCTGCGGTGGCGGGGGTGA
- the gcvPA gene encoding aminomethyl-transferring glycine dehydrogenase subunit GcvPA: MRYLPLTPADRSAMCEAIGVASVDELFADVPKKAWLNGPIAGLPPHQGEIEVERHVAALATQNVAAGSCPSFLGAGAYRHHIPASVDQLLLRGEFLTSYTPYQPEVSQGTLQALFEFQTQVAMLTGMDVANASMYDGSTACAEAVMMAARITGRSRAVMSGNLHPHDIDVTRTMARLTGFTALAAPPAPDGHEDLASVIDGETACVVVGYPDFFGHVRDYRALAEAVHAKGALLIVSVKEVVALGLLMSPGEMGADIVVAEGQSLGNALNFGGPYLGLFACRDKFVRQMPGRLCGQTVDAEGKRGFVLTLSTREQHIRREKATSNICTNSGLCALAFTIHVSLLGEEGLRRLAALNHAKAMQLADKIADVPGCKLLNDSFFNEFTIALPKPAAEVVEKLAKLPILAGVPVSRFYTGQKKLENLLLVAATELNTDKDTDVFVKNLREVCGC; the protein is encoded by the coding sequence ATGCGCTATCTCCCTTTAACCCCCGCAGACCGTTCCGCCATGTGCGAGGCTATTGGCGTCGCATCGGTCGATGAACTGTTCGCCGACGTGCCGAAGAAGGCATGGCTGAACGGCCCGATTGCCGGCCTTCCGCCGCATCAGGGCGAAATCGAGGTCGAGCGGCATGTCGCGGCGCTGGCGACGCAAAATGTCGCGGCGGGATCATGCCCCAGTTTTCTCGGCGCGGGCGCCTACCGGCACCATATTCCGGCTTCGGTCGATCAGTTGCTGCTGCGCGGCGAGTTCCTGACTTCCTATACGCCCTATCAGCCCGAGGTCAGCCAGGGCACGCTGCAGGCCCTGTTCGAGTTCCAGACCCAGGTGGCGATGCTGACCGGGATGGATGTCGCCAACGCCTCGATGTATGACGGCTCGACCGCCTGCGCCGAAGCCGTGATGATGGCCGCCAGGATCACCGGGCGGTCGCGCGCGGTGATGTCGGGCAATCTCCACCCGCATGATATCGACGTGACGCGGACGATGGCGCGCCTGACCGGATTTACCGCGCTGGCCGCGCCGCCCGCGCCGGACGGGCATGAGGATTTAGCTTCGGTGATCGACGGCGAGACGGCCTGCGTCGTCGTCGGCTATCCGGATTTCTTCGGCCATGTGCGCGATTACCGGGCGCTGGCCGAAGCCGTCCACGCCAAGGGCGCGCTGCTGATCGTTTCGGTCAAGGAGGTCGTGGCGCTCGGCCTGCTGATGTCTCCCGGCGAGATGGGCGCGGATATCGTCGTGGCGGAGGGGCAGTCGCTCGGCAATGCGCTGAATTTCGGCGGGCCTTATCTGGGGTTGTTCGCATGCCGGGACAAGTTCGTGCGGCAGATGCCTGGCCGCCTGTGCGGCCAGACGGTGGATGCCGAAGGCAAGCGCGGTTTCGTGCTGACGCTCTCCACCCGCGAGCAGCATATCAGGCGCGAGAAGGCCACGAGTAATATCTGCACGAATTCGGGGCTTTGCGCGCTGGCTTTCACCATTCATGTAAGCCTGCTGGGCGAAGAAGGACTGCGGCGACTGGCCGCGCTCAATCATGCGAAGGCTATGCAATTGGCGGATAAGATCGCCGATGTGCCGGGCTGCAAGCTTTTGAATGACAGCTTTTTCAATGAGTTCACCATTGCCTTGCCGAAGCCCGCGGCGGAAGTGGTGGAGAAGCTGGCGAAGCTGCCGATTCTGGCGGGCGTGCCGGTTTCGCGGTTTTATACCGGCCAGAAGAAACTCGAAAACCTGCTTTTGGTTGCGGCAACGGAACTCAATACGGACAAAGATACAGATGTCTTCGTAAAGAATTTGCGCGAGGTATGCGGATGCTGA
- a CDS encoding aminotransferase class V-fold PLP-dependent enzyme codes for MLVPSAKEFFSFEPGVTYLNHGATGVTPREVLDTREAVRRAVEESPVPYALDTQRPAWQKVAALVAERFGVAGQEVALIGNVTEGINAILRAQAFAPGDEILTTSTGYGSITMTAEHIAKSHGAKVTLAAIDPFSPSPEQALDAVRAAITPRTKLAILDHITSGTALVMPIAAMTKLCHERGVQVLVDAAHVPGNIPFSIKETGADWYVASLHKWHFAPRGCAFLWAAPDRQAALQPSILSWDSKYPFPNNFQFTGTRDDSNFLSIPAAFGFMDRLGEDNVLRHNHALIRQGRDILAEAWGVRGKVPDEMIGSMILVPLPEDLPYKADDDGCYALQQHLARKHSIVAYVPFAAQGRLWTRVAAQIYNGPEDFEKLAKVVLDMRKPGYDRADPPYRPSAIEKILNIGPIRPPDSRPG; via the coding sequence ATGCTTGTCCCCTCCGCCAAAGAGTTTTTCTCCTTCGAGCCGGGCGTGACTTATCTCAATCATGGCGCGACGGGCGTGACGCCGCGCGAAGTTCTCGATACGCGGGAGGCGGTGCGAAGAGCTGTCGAAGAGTCTCCCGTACCCTATGCCTTGGATACGCAGCGGCCCGCATGGCAGAAAGTCGCCGCGCTGGTCGCGGAACGTTTCGGCGTCGCGGGGCAGGAAGTGGCGCTGATCGGCAACGTAACCGAGGGCATCAATGCCATTCTCCGCGCGCAGGCCTTTGCTCCCGGCGATGAAATCCTGACGACATCCACGGGTTATGGCTCCATCACGATGACGGCGGAGCATATCGCCAAATCCCATGGCGCGAAGGTTACGTTGGCTGCAATTGATCCTTTTTCTCCCAGCCCCGAACAGGCGCTGGATGCCGTGCGCGCCGCCATCACGCCGCGCACGAAGCTGGCTATTCTCGATCACATCACGTCCGGCACGGCCCTGGTCATGCCCATCGCGGCGATGACCAAGCTTTGCCATGAGCGCGGCGTTCAGGTTCTGGTGGATGCCGCGCATGTGCCCGGCAATATTCCCTTCAGCATCAAGGAAACCGGCGCGGATTGGTATGTCGCCAGCCTGCATAAATGGCATTTCGCGCCACGCGGCTGCGCTTTTCTGTGGGCCGCGCCGGACCGGCAGGCGGCTTTGCAGCCTTCGATTCTGTCATGGGATTCGAAATATCCTTTTCCGAATAATTTTCAGTTCACCGGCACGCGTGACGATTCCAACTTCCTGTCGATTCCAGCCGCTTTCGGATTTATGGATAGATTGGGCGAAGACAATGTCCTTCGGCATAATCATGCGCTGATCCGCCAGGGACGGGACATTCTTGCCGAAGCCTGGGGCGTGCGCGGCAAAGTGCCAGATGAGATGATCGGCAGCATGATTCTCGTGCCGCTGCCGGAGGATTTGCCCTATAAGGCCGATGATGACGGATGCTACGCCTTGCAGCAGCATCTGGCGCGCAAGCATTCCATCGTCGCCTATGTTCCTTTTGCGGCGCAAGGCCGCCTGTGGACACGGGTCGCGGCACAAATCTATAATGGCCCCGAGGATTTCGAGAAACTGGCTAAGGTGGTATTGGATATGCGTAAGCCCGGTTACGATAGGGCCGATCCCCCATATCGCCCGAGTGCGATCGAGAAGATTTTGAACATCGGGCCCATCAGGCCGCCCGACAGCAGACCGGGTTAA
- the gcvH gene encoding glycine cleavage system protein GcvH → MSQEYYTKEHEWVRIEGDVAVCGISEFAQNSLGDVVFVELPAIGSKAKQGEQLAVVESVKAASEVYAPIDGEVVAVNDALAADPSLVNAAPLSAGWFFKLKPADAAQAQGLMDEKAYAELVKK, encoded by the coding sequence ATGAGCCAGGAATATTACACCAAAGAGCATGAATGGGTCAGGATCGAGGGCGATGTTGCCGTCTGCGGCATCAGCGAATTCGCGCAAAACTCCCTCGGCGATGTCGTGTTCGTCGAATTGCCCGCCATCGGGAGCAAGGCGAAACAGGGCGAGCAGCTTGCCGTCGTCGAATCCGTCAAGGCCGCGAGCGAGGTCTATGCGCCTATTGACGGCGAAGTCGTCGCGGTCAATGACGCGCTGGCCGCCGATCCGTCGCTCGTCAATGCCGCGCCATTGAGCGCGGGCTGGTTCTTCAAGCTGAAGCCCGCCGATGCGGCGCAGGCGCAAGGGCTGATGGACGAGAAAGCGTATGCGGAGTTGGTGAAAAAATAA
- the gcvT gene encoding glycine cleavage system aminomethyltransferase GcvT: MTDLLQRTSLYAAHVEAGAKMVPFAGYDMPVQYPSGIIKEHLHTRAKAGLFDVSHMGQIALRCPLADLAKLVPGDLAALAPMQTLYSLLLNTQGGVIDDLMITRLDSAGENWFLVVNASRKHVDLAHLRARLPAAESISLHPTQALIALQGPGAVSVMERFCSGAARLAFMNAGEYEIPRFGKIFITRSGYTGEDGFEISIAARAAADFWRKLLAEEEVAPAGLGARDTLRLEAGLCLYGHELDETISPVEAALNWVIGQPRRAAQDFPGAHRIMNEMQSGAPRRRVGLMLEGKAIAREHTPVENESGQVIGQVSSGSFAPSLDAAIAMAYIETASAVAGNQVVVPLRGRKIPARIVKMPFVPHRYVRKTS; this comes from the coding sequence ATGACCGATCTCCTGCAGCGCACGTCTCTTTATGCCGCGCATGTGGAGGCGGGGGCCAAGATGGTGCCGTTCGCGGGCTATGATATGCCGGTGCAATACCCGTCCGGCATCATCAAGGAGCATCTGCATACGCGCGCCAAAGCCGGGCTGTTCGACGTTTCCCATATGGGGCAGATTGCGCTGCGCTGCCCCTTGGCCGATCTGGCGAAATTGGTGCCCGGCGATCTTGCCGCGCTCGCGCCGATGCAGACGCTCTATTCGCTGCTGCTCAATACGCAAGGCGGCGTCATCGATGACCTTATGATTACCCGGCTGGATAGCGCGGGCGAGAACTGGTTTCTGGTGGTCAACGCGTCGCGCAAGCATGTCGATCTCGCTCATTTGCGCGCCAGGCTGCCCGCCGCCGAAAGCATAAGCCTGCATCCCACGCAGGCGCTGATCGCGCTGCAAGGGCCGGGTGCGGTTTCGGTGATGGAGCGGTTTTGCTCAGGCGCGGCGCGGCTCGCTTTCATGAATGCGGGCGAATATGAAATTCCCCGCTTCGGAAAGATTTTCATCACCCGCAGCGGCTATACCGGCGAGGACGGCTTCGAGATTTCGATAGCCGCGCGGGCGGCTGCGGATTTCTGGCGGAAATTGCTGGCGGAGGAAGAGGTTGCGCCTGCCGGGCTTGGCGCGCGCGATACGCTGCGGCTGGAAGCGGGCCTATGCCTGTATGGGCATGAGCTCGACGAGACGATTTCTCCGGTCGAGGCCGCGCTGAACTGGGTCATCGGCCAGCCGCGCCGCGCCGCGCAGGATTTCCCCGGCGCGCACAGGATCATGAATGAAATGCAATCGGGTGCGCCGCGCCGCCGCGTCGGGCTGATGCTGGAGGGCAAAGCCATCGCCCGCGAGCATACGCCCGTCGAAAACGAGAGCGGCCAAGTGATCGGGCAGGTGAGCAGCGGAAGCTTCGCGCCGTCGCTCGACGCCGCCATCGCCATGGCCTATATTGAAACCGCTTCCGCCGTCGCCGGAAATCAGGTCGTTGTTCCGCTGCGCGGGCGGAAAATTCCAGCGCGCATCGTCAAAATGCCGTTCGTGCCGCATCGCTATGTGAGGAAAACATCATGA
- the argF gene encoding ornithine carbamoyltransferase, producing MIRHFLDLDQIEPNALRQILDQARQIKANPEDFRGLNGQTIALIFEKPSTRTRVSFEVGIRQLGGEAVVLTGAEMQLGRGETIGDTARVMSRFVDMMMIRTGDPHKLDELAAGATIPVINGLTNATHPCQVMADIMTVEERVGPAKGRTIAWVGDGENNVLNSLIQASAAFGFQLRIACPAELGPSRERITLAQAKGARISVGEDARQAVAEADAVVTDTWVSMHNTDAAHRHALLEPYRVNASLMQLAPPHAIFLHCLPAHRGEEVTDEVIDSAQSAVWDEAENRLHVQKAIMLWCLEHEDK from the coding sequence ATGATAAGACATTTTCTCGACCTCGATCAGATCGAACCGAATGCCCTGCGGCAAATCCTGGATCAGGCCAGGCAAATCAAAGCCAATCCGGAAGATTTCCGCGGCCTGAACGGCCAGACCATCGCGCTGATTTTCGAAAAGCCCTCGACCCGCACCCGCGTGTCTTTCGAGGTCGGCATCCGCCAGCTCGGCGGCGAGGCCGTGGTGCTGACCGGCGCGGAAATGCAGCTGGGGCGCGGCGAAACGATCGGCGATACGGCGCGGGTCATGTCGCGCTTCGTCGATATGATGATGATCCGCACCGGCGATCCGCATAAGCTGGACGAACTGGCGGCCGGAGCGACGATACCGGTCATCAACGGCCTGACCAACGCCACGCATCCGTGCCAGGTGATGGCCGACATCATGACCGTGGAAGAGCGCGTCGGCCCCGCCAAGGGGCGCACCATCGCCTGGGTTGGGGACGGCGAGAATAACGTGCTGAACAGCCTCATCCAGGCCAGCGCCGCGTTCGGTTTTCAGTTGCGCATCGCCTGTCCCGCCGAGCTTGGCCCTTCGCGCGAACGCATTACGCTGGCGCAGGCGAAAGGCGCGAGAATTTCCGTCGGCGAGGACGCGCGGCAGGCGGTCGCGGAGGCCGACGCCGTCGTGACCGACACCTGGGTCTCCATGCACAATACCGACGCCGCGCATCGCCATGCGCTGCTGGAGCCTTACCGGGTCAATGCCTCGCTGATGCAGCTTGCGCCGCCGCACGCTATTTTCCTGCATTGCCTGCCCGCTCATCGCGGCGAGGAAGTCACGGATGAAGTGATCGATAGCGCGCAATCCGCCGTTTGGGATGAGGCGGAAAACCGCCTGCATGTGCAAAAGGCCATTATGCTATGGTGTCTGGAACATGAAGATAAATAA
- a CDS encoding aspartate aminotransferase family protein, with protein MADYPPIKPEDMPALMPVYQPADVYFERGEGCYLFDDQGERYLDFGGAIAVTAFGHANPVLVEALHVQAKKLWIASNYYKSHLQEKVAKRLVDLTFADTAFFQNSGVEAWELGIKIIRKYFSAIGKPERYRVITFKNCFHGRTLAAISAAKAEKLVKGFGPPTDGFDQVELGDLAAVEAAIGPQTAAVVIEPIQGDGGIRASSPEFLRGLRALCDRHGLLLYFDEIQCGMGRTGKLFAHEWAGIVPDVMCIAKSIGNGFPVSACLASAKAAQGMTYGVHGSTYGGNPLAMAVVDKVLDLLAAPGFLDEVARKGWYLEAKLNDLVARHPQIYAERRGMGMMQGLRCAVPEEKVRKTARERKLLVMTANENVFRLLPALTVTETQIDDAVSILHDVAAAIQGQA; from the coding sequence ATGGCCGATTATCCGCCGATCAAGCCCGAAGATATGCCCGCGCTCATGCCGGTCTATCAGCCCGCCGACGTGTATTTCGAGCGCGGCGAGGGCTGTTATCTGTTCGACGATCAAGGCGAGCGTTATCTCGATTTCGGCGGCGCGATCGCGGTCACGGCTTTCGGCCATGCCAACCCGGTTCTGGTCGAGGCGCTTCATGTCCAGGCGAAAAAACTCTGGATCGCGTCCAATTATTACAAATCGCACCTCCAGGAAAAAGTGGCGAAGCGCCTTGTCGATCTGACCTTTGCCGATACGGCCTTTTTCCAGAATTCCGGCGTCGAGGCGTGGGAACTCGGTATCAAGATCATCCGCAAATATTTCAGCGCCATCGGCAAGCCGGAACGCTATCGCGTTATCACTTTCAAGAATTGCTTCCACGGGCGCACGCTGGCCGCCATTTCCGCTGCCAAGGCCGAGAAGCTGGTCAAGGGCTTCGGGCCGCCTACCGACGGGTTCGATCAGGTCGAGCTTGGCGATCTGGCGGCGGTCGAAGCCGCGATAGGGCCGCAGACTGCCGCCGTCGTCATCGAGCCCATACAGGGCGATGGCGGTATTCGCGCGTCGTCGCCGGAATTTCTGCGCGGCTTGCGGGCGTTATGTGACCGGCATGGGCTGCTGCTTTATTTCGATGAAATCCAATGCGGCATGGGGCGCACGGGAAAGCTGTTCGCCCATGAATGGGCGGGCATCGTTCCCGATGTGATGTGCATCGCCAAATCCATCGGCAACGGCTTTCCGGTCAGCGCATGCCTGGCGAGCGCCAAGGCGGCGCAGGGCATGACCTACGGCGTGCATGGCAGCACCTATGGCGGCAATCCTCTGGCCATGGCGGTGGTGGATAAGGTGCTCGATCTTCTGGCCGCGCCCGGCTTTCTGGATGAAGTCGCGCGCAAGGGTTGGTATCTGGAGGCGAAGCTGAACGATCTCGTGGCGCGCCATCCGCAAATCTATGCCGAGCGCCGCGGCATGGGCATGATGCAGGGGCTGCGCTGCGCGGTGCCGGAAGAAAAAGTCCGGAAAACCGCTCGCGAGCGGAAACTTCTGGTCATGACCGCCAACGAAAATGTCTTCCGTCTGCTGCCTGCCTTGACCGTGACCGAGACACAGATTGACGATGCCGTTTCTATCTTGCACGATGTCGCCGCGGCAATTCAGGGACAGGCATAA
- a CDS encoding ABC transporter permease, translating to MRTFGIVNWQGLYTLTAKEIGRFMKVHAQTISAPVVTALLYYLVFSVAMGDHPSGVEGVGFLQFIAPGLIMMTIAQNAFANTSSSLVIAKVQGSIVDLLMPPLSAGELITGFTVGGIARGLVVGVASAVTLMLLIHMPIHDWFYVMFHAVFGGAMLALVGIIGGIWSDKFDQMAMVQNFIVMPLTFLSGTFFSARQLPEQWQFLCHANPIFYMIDGFRYGFVGAGDSNLHTGVVVVLLTDLVLLVVAYAMFRTGYKLKS from the coding sequence GTGCGTACGTTCGGCATCGTCAACTGGCAGGGACTTTATACGCTGACCGCGAAGGAAATCGGGCGGTTCATGAAAGTCCACGCCCAGACGATCTCGGCGCCCGTGGTCACGGCGTTGCTGTATTATCTGGTCTTCTCCGTGGCGATGGGCGATCATCCCAGCGGCGTCGAGGGCGTCGGCTTTCTGCAATTCATCGCGCCCGGCCTCATCATGATGACCATTGCCCAGAACGCTTTCGCCAACACGTCGAGCTCGCTGGTGATCGCCAAGGTGCAGGGCAGCATCGTCGATCTTCTCATGCCGCCCTTGTCCGCCGGAGAACTGATCACCGGTTTTACCGTCGGCGGCATCGCGCGCGGCCTGGTCGTGGGCGTCGCCAGCGCGGTGACGCTGATGCTGCTCATTCACATGCCGATCCATGATTGGTTTTACGTCATGTTCCATGCGGTATTCGGCGGCGCGATGCTCGCGCTGGTCGGCATCATCGGCGGAATCTGGTCGGATAAATTCGATCAGATGGCCATGGTGCAGAATTTCATCGTCATGCCGCTGACTTTCCTGTCGGGCACGTTCTTTTCGGCGCGCCAGTTGCCGGAGCAATGGCAATTTTTATGCCACGCCAACCCGATTTTTTACATGATCGACGGTTTCCGCTATGGTTTTGTCGGCGCGGGCGACAGCAATCTGCATACCGGTGTCGTCGTGGTGCTGCTGACCGATCTCGTGCTGCTGGTCGTCGCCTATGCGATGTTTCGCACGGGATATAAACTGAAATCTTAG
- a CDS encoding sulfite exporter TauE/SafE family protein — translation MAGRAITGMEHPSFLLLILAIGFTGGFIGNIISGTNALISISAMILAGMPPQLAVATHMTGGLGWSLGGLIQFQKAQKIVWKLVWPMAALAFAGSMIGANILVKADPVLLNQISGFLILLILPFLFLNKNMGIESFTPAPSRRYFGYGVYFLIAIWAGFFAAGSGIFVAYVYLGLFGLTILEYKGTDKIPCFFLCAGAAIVYIMHGFFDPAYLACSLGGQFLGATFGAKYAIKLGDRKLRAIMLGAVAFMGIRLIFR, via the coding sequence GTGGCTGGCCGGGCAATAACCGGCATGGAGCATCCGTCATTTCTGCTGCTTATATTGGCCATCGGTTTTACCGGCGGCTTTATCGGCAATATCATAAGCGGCACCAATGCGCTGATTTCCATATCGGCCATGATCCTTGCCGGGATGCCGCCGCAATTGGCCGTGGCGACGCATATGACGGGCGGCCTCGGATGGAGTCTCGGCGGACTCATTCAATTCCAAAAAGCCCAAAAGATCGTCTGGAAGCTGGTCTGGCCCATGGCGGCGCTCGCTTTCGCCGGGTCGATGATCGGCGCCAATATTCTGGTGAAAGCCGATCCGGTTCTGCTCAATCAAATCTCCGGTTTCTTGATCCTGCTAATCCTGCCGTTTTTATTTCTTAATAAGAATATGGGCATCGAAAGCTTCACGCCCGCGCCAAGCCGGCGGTATTTCGGCTATGGCGTGTATTTTCTTATCGCCATATGGGCTGGATTTTTCGCGGCGGGATCGGGAATTTTCGTCGCTTACGTATATCTTGGCCTCTTCGGGCTGACGATCCTGGAATATAAAGGCACCGATAAAATCCCCTGTTTTTTCCTCTGCGCGGGCGCGGCGATCGTTTATATCATGCATGGATTCTTCGATCCTGCTTATCTGGCATGCAGCCTCGGCGGCCAATTTCTCGGCGCGACATTCGGCGCGAAATATGCCATTAAATTGGGCGACCGGAAACTGAGAGCGATTATGCTGGGTGCTGTCGCGTTTATGGGAATAAGATTGATCTTCAGGTAG